Sequence from the Rutidosis leptorrhynchoides isolate AG116_Rl617_1_P2 chromosome 3, CSIRO_AGI_Rlap_v1, whole genome shotgun sequence genome:
TCCTAATGTTAGCGGTATTACAGGTGCTTGAGGGAACGGGAGATTCGCTATATGTGCAGCCAATTTTTCTGTAGTGGGAGCCACCTCTAAAGATTGTCTTGCTTTATGCCCTTGCATTACTGCAAACCAGTTTTGCATAAACTCCTGAAATCGCGCTGGCTCATTGAGCGCTTGCGCTAAATGTGGGGGTGTAACTTGCTGCAATTGTGAAATAAAATTATTTGAGCTGCTTGGCTCCAGCGGATTATAAGGCGCACTTCCCTAATCACCCTGGTGTTGAGTTCGCATTAACCCATCTACACTTGGTTGGGCTGGTGCATAAGTCATTTTCGCTCTACTGTAATATACGAACCATCTAGGTTTCTCAAACCCAATCTTCTTATTTCTTCTTGCGCACTTGCCGGGGTAACCCTCAAAGTTTGAGTTTCCAGCTCCACCGTTGTGATAATTGGGATCGTTCCTACATACGTGGTTTTTGCCATTAGCTTAGCGCCACTTGGCGGAGAGTCATACTCGTCGTCCGTTTCCTTAGAGCGTATATAGCTCATGTCATCTGGAGATCCAAAACTTATTTTTTCGGGAGACTTCATTCGTCCCGTTTCCGTTTCCGTTTCTTTGAAGCGGACATAGCCAGTTTCTACTGCCGGGGGCGCATGTCGGCATTGAAAAAACTGTGGTCGGAGGAACAGTTTTTTCCGTCTCGGCGCTTGTCGGCCCTGTTTGGATATTTTCTGTCGAAGAGGGTTTTGACACCTTTTTTCCTTCTGTCACAGATGCATGTTTTGATGTTTGTGCAGGTGTTCGTTGACCTGAAAATGTCTGAAAAGTTGACTTCGGACCTTTGTTGCCCGCCATTGATCTGAATTAGATAAACAACCTGAAATTGACCGATTAGTACGAACAAAAAATATTTTATTGAGAACGCAAAAACGAATTAGATTCATTATGAATTTCTTTGTTATTTGCTCATGtaaccggtcccacggatggcgccaaatgatcaagcatattttcacggggtcaaggtgaacttacgcttgagtgcatagaaggcgtttaaggactaacaatattcgaacctccgacgcttagtcgtggataacccacatcggtatcgtttcgattccgacagggtgaccgatttgagagtccaccaacaacctagcatacgaggttgagtggcccaaagatatgaaggttttatagttcaatacatacctgaaagtctttagagatcgtaagaagctttgttcgtacgatagaGATTTATATGATgtagtttacgtatgagtaaacaagTGAACGTATATgtatttagggtttatgagctatgtatttataggctcatgaattagggtttcggtagaatctcttccctaattaaatgcaatcttatcccaactaacattcgttatttaaggaaaagaatccgaattgattataccgtacattcttctagaatataccggacccttatgcaagtatacgaaactcgcatcagatggtatatgCGCATATTGTGCGGCTGTACCCGTACCACATGCCTTATATGGCAGTTTATGTGCGTTCTAGGGCTTTGGATACGCAATCCGCGtagtcttgcggatatgcgtatcattagtaCATGTAATAAAAAGCTAGAATAACTTAAGATGGAGCTAATTGTGTTGAATATAATTGTTTGTCGAACATAATACTTAACGGCTTCTCACAATTAATTAGACTAAACTCACATATATTAATTACAGTAAAAATAATTTGGTCGTTAAGGACGATTTAGCTGACTATACCCTATGGCAGAATCATCCATATAAGATCCTAGCAATACCTAGCATTGCTATCAGTGACATTTTCTGCAGGCGGTATCTCAAAATGCCACAATCTTCCAACACCATTTTTCAAATACTTTCGACACAAAAACTCTTCCGCATAAGCTTTCTCTACCTTCCGATCCACATCATGCAAAAACACATGCGTTACACCGCTCTTTTTCCTATTTCTCGCCATTACAGCAGCCGAGTATATCGCCCCCATTCGCCCAGGCGCATCGTCAAAATACCCTCTCGGTGCATCAATCATTATCATATCCCACTCATGATCAAACACTTCTTCCGGTAAACTCGAGAGCGCCAACTTACAACGTGTATTCCCTCTAATACCTGTTACATAATGTATACCACGTGAGTTTATTGCATTCAATTATCGACTACTCCATCCATCCCATATTTATTGTTCAATATTACTTTTTACATATCCTATATTagtaatgaagcacaccacccgggttcaattcctgactatgctcaaaaagggagtgtgactagaaggtgcgcataatgcacaattcacccggtatcaggtctcgcgctcgggggataTGAGAGTTTCctcgcttaaaaaaaaaaaaaaggttcatTTACACccttaatatatatatgtaagataaAAAGTTGAGTAAAAAAATAAGGGATAATATTGTGTAAAGTACAAAAAGatacaatgtaatattaatattttttaaaatATATTGTCCAGACACAATTAATATAGGACGGAAAGGTGGGAGTATTTGTTTATAAGAGAGCTCTCAATGGAGACATGTCTCCAGGCAAgtcctcagcgccacatcagcgccacatcatcattttcttcccacttccttcgCAGGACTAACCCCAGGACTAAATACTCCCAACCATGACACTCCTTCCTCAAATAAATTAAActcactaaattaattaattattgtaTTGTACAATTTTTAAAACACAATGTACAAGTCTATTTTTTAATCCATCCGTCCAGCAATATGATTGAAATGGACGAGTATGAGAACGAAGGCCTGGACAAGCACCTGGACTAAGTGCTGCCATTGGTGTCCTCGTGGACTAGCAGCTGGGCGATGGGTTGGACGGATACATTGGGAGCACCCtaagaggaatattcatttgagtccataaattaagttgagattcaagggaccaatgagagcgtgacatgtgtcgcgaaaatcacatgtgattgaaaaaaaattcaaaaatttttttttaaaaaaaaaaatttttaaaattttttttcgaaaattttgAGTCCTGGACTAGCACCTGGACTAAGTGCTGCCATTGGTGTCCTCGTGGACTAGCAGCTGGGCGATGGGTTGGACGGATACATTGGGAGCACCCtaagaggaatattcatttgagtccataaattaagttgagattcaagggaccaatgagagcgtgacatgtgtcgcgaaaatcacatgtgattgaaaaaaaaattcaaaaatttttttttaaaaaaaaaattttaaatttttttttcgaaaatttttttaaaattttttttttttacaatcacatgtgatttacctacacaatcacatgtgattgaattgtacaatcacatgtgattggatttgccatgcataatcacatgtgattgagtttacaatcacatgtgattgacatgcataatcacatatgattttaaaaaaaaaaatttcgaaaaaaaaatttaaaaaaattttttttgaattttttttcaatcacatgtgattttcgcgctacATGTctcgttctcattggtccctttgtttttaagcaaatttatggatgcaagtgattacaactcttgtttataaatataaaatttacaatGATTATGAAAGTATGAAACTTTAAAATTTACGGGTTAACACATTTATACAGTCAGGCTCGGTCATACTAGTTAAACTAACATATAATCTAAAAATACCTTTCCAGGGTGCACATTCCAGCTCGGATCGGTATGTCTTCAATAGCTTATCGGCCTCCGATAGCTTCGTTTGGTAGTTGACGATAGCAACATGGAGATCCGGTGACGTTTTTAAGACGCTTCGGACCCACATTGGGTCTTCTTCAAGGAACAATGTTTTACCATTTGGATTAAACGAAGCCCACATGAGGGAATCATGACCGAGACCGTAAACAAGGAAATTACATGGGGAAATTGATAATAGGACGTCAAAGGAGACCATGATCTCGTTGATCGATTGTTGTGGGACGATTTGACGCGTTGCGTAATGGAGAATCGCGTCGAGTTGCATCGATGTGGTTGTTGATGGAACGAATTCGTCAGTGATCGATTCGGTACAGAAAAGTGGAGGCTCACCTGGGAAAATTAATGTTGATAAGAGAAGGGTGCCgccgatgataatgataatggaaaatAAGACGAAAATTCTCCGGTCAACAGCCGGTGATCGGTGGTTCATCATTTTGAAATTTCAGGCGGATGATAATTTAAACAGGAAAGTTATTTTTGGTGAATTTGTTAACATGAAGATATGCAAATAAAATTGTGGTGCAACAATGAGATTGGAGAGAAAAGCACCCTCTCAAATATATGGTGATTAGATTAGTAGTTTGACACGTAAATCAAGAATAAAATATATTTAGCAAATATTTAGAGTAGAGCGTATGTATATTTCTGAAATTATTATAGATTCTTTTTCTGTCTATTGTTTAATTATTTTTCTCAAGAACAAGTCAAGCTAAATCTCCTAGTGTTTACGCAGATCTACTAGTTTTCGATTGTTGGATTGTTCGAAattaatgtttgattgatttagtATTATTAAGTTTAGTCAAAGACCTATTGTTATTCATGCTTTCTACTTGAATTTAATTATACATGTTATCAACTAGTTATTGTGAGATAAATTTTGATAGATAATGTGTACGTCAACACATTAAGTGATCTAGATGTATAGgtatttgatttcaagtgattgaGTCGAATGTTTATGCAGTAATTGAAAAGCGTCATAATCGTTTAATtacattgagtgatctttgtaGTTAGAATTTCAAGTGATTTTAATCCTGATCAAATCTTAATAGTTTAATCTTATCGGTTTATGATtattgtgttcaatcaaaagatccattatGGTGTGAATCAGTTACTTTACTTTAATTACATAATTTGTTGACTAGTTTACGTGAGTTTATTAGTGATAAATATATTATGCTTCAACTCTTAGGAGAtctagacatctacatgtgagtgtgaATAGTGATTAACTGGTAATTCAATAACACATGTAGTTATTCCAAGTGAtcgttgtaattaaggtttcatgTGAATTTAACCTAGATTGAATCACGATAGTTTAACTGTTTATGATTTGATTGTTTGAATGAGATTAATGTGAGGTAGTTAAGTTTGAAAGACTGGGTTATAATATATCAGACATTTATTTGGTTTTAATTGAAAAAACAATCCACATCATTAGTAAATCATCACTGCTTCATCCATCTGGTTATTCCTTTATTCCtttttgtattttagtttaatcAATATCCCTAATTTTACAACCTTTATTTTAGAACAATCATTAGTCTTTTAAATTCTAAACAACTGCTCTCCAAGGAACGAATCTATACTTGTTAAATGTATATTGCATTCATTAGGATAGTTGCCTATATTGGTGTGTAAAAAACGTTTAGTTTAGTATATATAATTTAGGTGTACTTTTAACAAATCAGACCCTGTGTGGTTGAGAAATCTATCAGATGGAGACGTTTGTGCACTGTATGAAAATGATTTGAGATTTTAAGAAGAAACATGGAGCAAGTGATGCAATACACACTTGAATGTTGAAATACTGGTGTACACGATCCATGATAAAAGGTTTTAAGATACGGCTAGTTGACTGATTGTTGGATTCAGATTTTAGTATTAATGATCTAGGTCCCAACGgaagtttgttgatgcatatttgttAGTCCCTAGTCATCTATCGTGTTTGTAATAATAACTTCAGACATCTGGTTCCAGATATACTTTGTTGTAATTAACTTCTTATGCTTGCACTTTGTTATATGTATGCTTGAATGTATAACAGGTATTTGTAGCTGACTAAATCAAACACTTGACATGTTAGACTCAGTCAAAGGAACGTGTGAAGCCTCACATGTGCGAGTGACAATACTCATATGTACGAGTGGTACTAAGTAGAGTCAAGTGAAGCCCACTGGTCAATCACACATGTGAGGCATCAATCGTATGGTTAAGTGACTCACACGTACGCATGAAAAAGTTACACGCACAGTTGAGAGAACAGTAAGGACTATATAAGCTTAATGTTCTTCATATGTGAAGAGACACTCACATTTTTCACACACCTGGAACCCTAGCCGATTTCTCTCATGTACTTATTGTCCAAAACTTTTGCATAAGGTGAATAGCTAGCTGAAAGTATTGATTTAATCACAAGATATCTTGTCGTTTGACTAAATCATCCCCAATAGCTTCACATATTTACTAGAAGCCTAGATCACTTGATTACGCCTTGTGATTCACGATTTTGTTGGTTTCTGAAGATCTCATCAACATTTTATCACTCCCCTTCATTGATTCCCCTCACCCTTCATCATCTCACTATCGTTCTTCCTGCCCCTATCAATACATAAAAGAGCTCCTGATGATCCTACAAACTTCTTCCTACAAAATTCTTATCCAAGAATCAAATCTCGTAACTCCTCGAATGTGAGCTTAGTAGTCTCATTTGGACAACTAAATGCAATCATTGTACCTGACAAGGTTTCAAGCAACATAAAAATAAATACCAGCACATGGAGCTCGTCATCAAATACGATTCGCGCCGAAACCATTCTCGATATAATATTGTTGAATTTGTTTCACCTTCCTTCATCTTCTCGTTGAACAACTAACATATCATAAAAACCATATTCACGGTGTTAGGTATTTCATACACGTTTGATAGATCCTTTAAACAATCTAAAGTCATATTCTCATTAACAACATTGTAGGCAACGTTCTTCGCAGAGAGAGTTGGACCAAGCCCAATGATAGCGCTCTAAGAAAGTCCTATCATCGGGTTTCACGATCTCAGGCTTCTTCTCTTTCAATAATAAGTGCAGCGTTTTCTAATACATATAGTCCACTTTTCTGCATCGTGCATAACCTAGAATCATTCTTATTGAACTGATAAATTCTAAACTTTACTTTTTTTGCTCCCAATTTTCAACAAACTCTGAAGCTATGATACCAACTTATAGGATTAATGGGACCTCAACAATAACCGCAATTAGCATAAACCTTAAAACTTTCCGCTTTTTTAACTTTTTTCTAAGTAAACCATAAAACATttctaaaattaattacttaagttAACTTGGCCCCCAAAAAAAAATTGATCCTCAAGCTATATAATTGTCTTACCTTTTTCTTTGTCTAGTTTTGACCAAAATTCAAATAGTATCCAACCGGGTCGTTTAAATCACAAAGTCTTTCATCAATATTACAAGTGGAATTATAATCACTAAGTACACAAATGGGCAATCGGCTAACCCATAGTTCTCATTTTGTGACAATAAACAATTCGAGAACCCatttgatcatatatatatatatatatatatatatatatatatatatatatatatatatatatatatatatatatatatatatatatatatttcttttattattattatatttcttgcatagtaatattttatactataaatagacatatatggtaaccatttaaggtgcaccatttctcttgaaatatcaatatcaatatttcttctctccttcttctctctttttctctctttgttcttataaccattaaaggtagttataagcctactgaattataatacgttatcagcacgaagtgctccgtataatcaaggtttatctaagcaagcacacgtcactaatcagggtaagaaattatctaacttttattaacttcactaacattaatatttatgttatgttatttaagttatatatggtcggttataccgcctgaattatatttctgtaatctaacttttattaacttcactaacatttatatttatgttatttaagttatatatggtcggttataccgcctgaattatattttctgtaatctaactcttattaacttcactaacatttatatttatgttaataagacctcatgattgtacgcaacacgtcatttgacaacacggtactttatgtacgcaacacgtcatttgacaacacggtaccatgggtcgagattaattccgatcaatacgaatacgatggggtctttatatgttatcta
This genomic interval carries:
- the LOC139897617 gene encoding arabinogalactan O-methyltransferase 1-like, whose product is MNHRSPAVDRRIFVLFSIIIIIGGTLLLSTLIFPGEPPLFCTESITDEFVPSTTTSMQLDAILHYATRQIVPQQSINEIMVSFDVLLSISPCNFLVYGLGHDSLMWASFNPNGKTLFLEEDPMWVRSVLKTSPDLHVAIVNYQTKLSEADKLLKTYRSELECAPWKGIRGNTRCKLALSSLPEEVFDHEWDMIMIDAPRGYFDDAPGRMGAIYSAAVMARNRKKSGVTHVFLHDVDRKVEKAYAEEFLCRKYLKNGVGRLWHFEIPPAENVTDSNARYC